In Capsicum annuum cultivar UCD-10X-F1 chromosome 7, UCD10Xv1.1, whole genome shotgun sequence, one genomic interval encodes:
- the LOC124885765 gene encoding uncharacterized protein LOC124885765, translated as MESSNHLAWASSIELWYKGQGVQDHLNIKASVVDEKEKSSAEDAKAKEQWEKVDAQLCSLLRRSIDSKLMPLFCSFQTCYRVWEKSRALYTNDISHFYDAISRMTNLQKQKSNISTDLGQVQAGREEFDTLMPITADVKNKKRTGWKQAMINEMSALYASGTWELVSLPTDILEKTGMTGYRPIDTPMDPNAKLLLEQGEPLSDPKKYRQLVVKLNHLTVTRSDISFSVSVVSQFMNFPCDNHWDAVVCTSRYIKSALGKGLLFEDRGHEHIIGYTDADQAGSPSDRCSTSEYCVLVGGNLVSWKCKKQSVAS; from the exons ATGGAAAGTTCAAATCATTTAGCCTGGGCTTCCTCGATTGAGTTGTGGTACAAAGGTCAAGGTGTCCAAGATCACCTAAATATTAAGGCTAGTGTGGTAGATGAAAAGGAAAAATCTAGTGCGGAAGATGCGAAAGCCAAAGAACAATGGGAGAAAGTTGACGCTCAATTATGTAGTCTCTTAAGGCGATCTATTGATTCTAAGTTAATGCCCTTATTTTGCTCATTCCAGACATGTTATCGAGTTTGGGAAAAGTCTCGTGCTTTATACACTAATGACATATCTCATTTTTATGATGCGATATCTCGAATGACCAACTTGCAGAAACAGAAATCCAATATATCCACTGACTTGGGACAAGTACAAGCAGGCAGGGAAGAATTTGATACATTGATGCCCATCACTGCGGAtgtgaaaaacaaaaagagaacAG GATGGAAGCAGGCTATGATTAATGAGATGTCTGCTTTATATGcgagtggtacttgggagcttgtttctCTTCCTACAG acattcttgagaaGACAGGAATGACGGGATATagacccattgacactcctatggatccaaatgctaaacttctgcTAGAACAGGgggagccactcagtgatcctAAAAAGTATAGGCAGTTGGTTGTAAAGTTGAATCATCTTACCGTGACTAGATCTGACATATCCTTTTctgtgagtgttgtaagtcagtttatgaaTTTTCCTTGTGATAAtcattgggatgcagttgttTGTACTTCACGATATATAAAGTCAGCTCtaggtaaaggactactctttgaGGATCGAGGTCACGAGCATATCATTGGATACACAGATGCTGATCAGGcaggatcaccctctgatagaTGTTCTACCTCcgaatattgtgttttagtaggaggtaatttggtgtcttgGAAGTGTAAGAAACAGAGTGTGGCTTCTTGA